The DNA sequence CCGCGGTGTTTCCTGCAACGGCAACGGTCCGATGCCCGGGCAGCCAGCGGGCCGGGAGGGCTTTTCCGGCAGAGAGCGCGTGTCAATCCGCGCCGATGATGCGGCCTTTACGGTCAGCGGCAGTGGGGGAATAATGTCGGGTTTTCACCCACCGCGAGGGAGTTGCGCCATGGCCAGTCCCGAGATCCGCACGACCGACGGTCGCTCCGACCCGCCAGGGAACGGTGCGCCCCGCGGCATGCCTGGGGGCGTCGCGCCCGGCGGTAACGATACCCCCGCCCGGGGGGATGGGGTGACTGCGGTCGACACCGATCCGTCGGAGACGCGGGAGTGGCTCGACTCGCTCCGCTACGTGATCTCCAGCCGGGGTGAGGATCGCGCCGCGTATCTGCTGCAGGCGATCGAGCAGGAAGCAGCCCGGCTCGGCGTGCCGCTGCCGTTCTCCGTCACCACCCCCTACATCAACACGATCCCCGTCGACCGCCAGCCCCCGTTCCCCGGCAACCGCGAGATCGAACGGCGGATCAAGAGCATCATCCGCTGGAACGCGATGGCGATGGTTGTCCGTGCCAACCGCGAAGACAAGAGCATCGGCGGCCACATCTCGACGTTCGCCTCCTCGGCGACCCTGGTCGAAGTCGCCCTCAACCATTTCATCCGTGGCCGTGGCGACGACTGCTCCGGTGACCAGGTCTATTTCCAGGGACATGCCTCCCCGGGGATCTATGCCCGGGCGTTCCTCGAGGGGCGGATCAGCGAGAAGCAGCTGGAGAACTTCCGTCGCGAGCTGGCCACCGGGGGCGGACTGTCGAGCTATCCGCACCCCTGGCTGATGCCCGGGTTCTGGGAGTTCCCCACCGTGTCGATGGGGCTCGGGCCGCTGATGGCGATCTACCAGGCGCGGTTCAACAAGTACCTCCAGGACCGTGGCATCAAGGACACCAGCCGGCAGCACGTGTGGTGCTTCATCGGCGACGGCGAGACCGACGAGCCGGAGACGCTCGGGGCGATCTCCCTGGCCGCCCGCGAGCGCCTCGACAACCTCGTGTTCGTCATCAACTGCAACCTCCAGCGCCTCGACGGGCCGGTCCGCGGCAACGGCAAGATCATCCAGGAACTGGAAGGGGTGTTCCGGGGTGCCGGCTGGAACGTCGTCAAGGTGATCTGGGGCGACGAGTGGGATCCGCTCCTCGAGCGCGACGACAAAGGGCTGCTCGTCCGGCGGATGAACGAGGTCGTCGACGGGCAGTTCCAGAAGTACGTCGTCATGCCCGGCAACTACATCCGCGAGCACTTCTTCGGAGTTGCGCCCGAGCTCGCCGAGATGGTCTCCCACCTCTCCGACGAGAAACTCAAGAAGCTGCGCCGCGGCGGCCACGATCCCGAGAAGGTCTATGCCGCCTACGCCGCGGCGATGCAGTGCCACGGCCGCCCGACCGTGATCCTCGCCAAGACGATCAAGGGCTACGGCCTCGGCGAGGTCGGCGAGGGGCGCAACGTCACCCACCAGCAGAAGAAGCTCAACGAGGAAGAGCTGCGCGCCTTCCGCTCGCGGTTCGGCATCCCGATCTCCGACGACGAGGTGGCCAAGGCCCCGTTCTACCGCCCGGCCGAGGATTCTCCGGAGATGCGCTACCTGCGCGAACGGCGTGAGGCGCTCGGCGGCTACGTCCCTTCCCGGCCGACCGACAGCCCGCGGCTGAAGACGCCGGCGCTGGCCGACTACCTCGGCTTCATCGAGAAGAGCGCCGGCCGCGAGGTCTCGACGACCACCGGCGCGGTGACGCTGATGGCGTCGCTCCTCAAGGACAAGTCGGTCGGCCGCCACATCGTGCCGATCGTCCCCGACGAGTCGCGGACGTTCGGGATGGACCCGCTGTTCAAGCAGTGCGGTATCTACGCCCACACCGGCCAGCTCTACGAGCCGGTCGACTCCGACCAGCTCCTCTACTACCGCGAGGCCAAGGACGGCCAGATCCTCGAGGAGGGGATCACCGAGGCGGGGAGCATGTCGAGCTTCATCGCCGCCGGGACGGCCTACGCCAGCCATGGCGTGCCCATGATCCCGATCTTCATCTACTACTCGATGTTCGGGTTCCAGCGGATCGGCGACCTGATCTGGGCCGCCTGCGATTGCCGGGCGCGCGGCTTCCTCCTCGGCGGCACCGCCGGGCGGACGACGCTCGCGGGCGAGGGGCTCCAGCACCAGGACGGCCACAGCCACCTGTTCGCGATGGCCTACCCCACCGTCCGCGCCTACGATCCGGCGTTTGTCTACGAGACGACGGTGATCATGCTCGACGGGATGCGGCGGATGTACGCCGAGAGCGAAGAGTGGATCTACTACATCACCGTCTACAACGAGAACTACGAGATGCCACCGATGCCCGCCGGCTGCGAGGCGGGGATCCTCGAGGGGGCGTACCGGCTCCGCGAGGTTCCGGCCAACGGCCCGGCGGTCGCGCCGCGTCTGCCGCCCGTGCAGCTGCTCGGATCGGGTGCGATCCTCCGCGAGGTGATCCGGGCCTCCGCGATCCTCGCCGAGCAGTACGGCATCGCCTCGACGGTGTGGAGCGTGACCAGCTGGAAGGAGCTCCGCCGCAACGCCCAGGAGTGCCGGCGCTGGAACATGCTCCACCCCGAGGCGGAGCCGCGGCGCAGCTACCTCGAGACCACGATCGGCGCGGCCGATGGCGTGTTCGTCGCCGCCAGCGATCACGTGCGCGCCGTCCCCGAGCAGCTCGATCCGTGGATCCCTGGCGGCCTGTTCGTCCTCGGCACCGACGGCTTCGGGCGCAGCGACACGCGCGGTCCGCTCCGCCGGCACTTCGAGGTCGACGCCGAATGCGTCGTGATCGCGACGCTGTCGCGGTTGGCGGCAGCGGGCGCGATCAACGCCGATGTCGTCGCCGCCGCGATCCGTCGGCTCGGCGTGAATCCCGACAAGATCGACGCCGCGCTGGCCTGACCCGTCCGCCGCCTCCGTCACCCCCGCTTCCCTCCCGTTCCCTTCCTCCGTC is a window from the Planctomycetota bacterium genome containing:
- the aceE gene encoding pyruvate dehydrogenase (acetyl-transferring), homodimeric type; amino-acid sequence: MPGGVAPGGNDTPARGDGVTAVDTDPSETREWLDSLRYVISSRGEDRAAYLLQAIEQEAARLGVPLPFSVTTPYINTIPVDRQPPFPGNREIERRIKSIIRWNAMAMVVRANREDKSIGGHISTFASSATLVEVALNHFIRGRGDDCSGDQVYFQGHASPGIYARAFLEGRISEKQLENFRRELATGGGLSSYPHPWLMPGFWEFPTVSMGLGPLMAIYQARFNKYLQDRGIKDTSRQHVWCFIGDGETDEPETLGAISLAARERLDNLVFVINCNLQRLDGPVRGNGKIIQELEGVFRGAGWNVVKVIWGDEWDPLLERDDKGLLVRRMNEVVDGQFQKYVVMPGNYIREHFFGVAPELAEMVSHLSDEKLKKLRRGGHDPEKVYAAYAAAMQCHGRPTVILAKTIKGYGLGEVGEGRNVTHQQKKLNEEELRAFRSRFGIPISDDEVAKAPFYRPAEDSPEMRYLRERREALGGYVPSRPTDSPRLKTPALADYLGFIEKSAGREVSTTTGAVTLMASLLKDKSVGRHIVPIVPDESRTFGMDPLFKQCGIYAHTGQLYEPVDSDQLLYYREAKDGQILEEGITEAGSMSSFIAAGTAYASHGVPMIPIFIYYSMFGFQRIGDLIWAACDCRARGFLLGGTAGRTTLAGEGLQHQDGHSHLFAMAYPTVRAYDPAFVYETTVIMLDGMRRMYAESEEWIYYITVYNENYEMPPMPAGCEAGILEGAYRLREVPANGPAVAPRLPPVQLLGSGAILREVIRASAILAEQYGIASTVWSVTSWKELRRNAQECRRWNMLHPEAEPRRSYLETTIGAADGVFVAASDHVRAVPEQLDPWIPGGLFVLGTDGFGRSDTRGPLRRHFEVDAECVVIATLSRLAAAGAINADVVAAAIRRLGVNPDKIDAALA